A single genomic interval of Antechinus flavipes isolate AdamAnt ecotype Samford, QLD, Australia chromosome 1, AdamAnt_v2, whole genome shotgun sequence harbors:
- the LOC127543334 gene encoding 5'-AMP-activated protein kinase subunit gamma-2-like, which yields MPIIPNSTIWSQAEEHKIETWRELYLQETFKPLVNISPDASLFDAVYSLIKNKIHRLPVIDPVSGNALYILTHKRILKFLQLFVSEMPKPAFMKQNLDELGIGTYHNIAFIHPDTPIIKALNIFVERRISALPVVDESGKVVDIYSKFDVINLAAEKTYNNLDITVTQALQHRSQYFEGVVKCSKLETLETIVDRIVRAEVHQLVGQKQLVQ from the coding sequence ATGCCCATTATTCCTAATTCTACCATCTGGAGCCAAGCAGAAGAACATAAAATTGAAACGTGGAGGGAactttatttacaagaaacatttaagcCTTTAGTGAATATATCCCCAGATGCAAGCCTCTTCGATGCTGTATACTCattgatcaaaaataaaatccacagATTGCCAGTTATCGACCCTGTCAGTGGGAACGCACTTTATATACTTACCCACAAAAGAATACTCAAGTTTCTTCAGCTATTTGTGTCTGAGATGCCAAAACCTGCCTTCATGAAACAGAACCTAGATGAACTTGGAATAGGAACGTACCACAACATTGCCTTTATACATCCAGACACTCCTATCATTAAAGCCTTGAATATATTTGTAGAAAGACGGATATCAGCTTTGCCTGTTGTGGATGAGTCAGGAAAAGTTGTTGATATTTATTCCAAATTTGATGTAATAAATCTTGCTGCTGAAAAAACATATAATAACCTAGATATCACAGTGACGCAAGCCCTTCAGCACCGTTCCCAATATTTTGAAGGTGTTGTGAAGTGCAGCAAGCTGGAAACACTGGAGACCATCGTGGATAGGATAGTAAGAGCTGAggttcaccagctagttggtcaaaagcaacttgtacaat